Part of the Pseudobdellovibrionaceae bacterium genome is shown below.
GTAAACCCGCCTCGGTCGGCGATGTGATCACATCCAATCCTGCGGCTATTCTCAAGTTAGATGCGGTCTCACTGCCGCCCCCCAACAACACAACCCTAACCTCATCCAAGGACAACATTTTTCTGACTAGCTGCTGATGGCCCTCTTCAGTGAACTTTTTGTATGGAATTGTGGGGCTGCATCCGGTGTTGATACCAACTAACAATTTTTTACCATTTAACCAATGTTGGCGTCGCTCGCGCATCTGATGTTTTTCGTTCTCAGTTAGGGAAAGTACGTACTCGTCTCTTTTAAATGGCCCCAACTCAAAGGCCTCTATCATCAACTGAGTCTCAGGTTTATTATTTTCAAAAAACTTTTTTTCATTTGAAAGGCCCAGTTGCCAAAGTTCATCAGCTGCATTTGTTTCTGGTAAAATGACCCCCGTTTTTGAATCAACCCCAAAACCAAATCGCTCTTTAATAAATTTTGGTTTGTTTAGAACCCCACCGGCGGCGAGCGATTTATCAATGCAATAGCTCACATCAAAAGAAAGTGTAGATAGCGCCAGCAAATCCTCTTCTTTAATAGTCAAAATGCGATCAATGAACGGGTTGTTTTCAAGAAGCGGTTTGGCACTTCCCTTTGTCACCCAAGTCACATGCGCGTCGGGGTACTTTCTGTGAATGGCTGGTAACAAGCTCGTGGCTCGGAGCACAGCCCCTAAAGCCTCGAGGTGGACCACCAAGATGCGAGTTTTCGGCACCGACAACTGGGGACATTTCTCATCACAGTTTTCTGATCGATCACATG
Proteins encoded:
- a CDS encoding glycosyltransferase family 9 protein; this translates as MTQCRFFSGYKPCDRSENCDEKCPQLSVPKTRILVVHLEALGAVLRATSLLPAIHRKYPDAHVTWVTKGSAKPLLENNPFIDRILTIKEEDLLALSTLSFDVSYCIDKSLAAGGVLNKPKFIKERFGFGVDSKTGVILPETNAADELWQLGLSNEKKFFENNKPETQLMIEAFELGPFKRDEYVLSLTENEKHQMRERRQHWLNGKKLLVGINTGCSPTIPYKKFTEEGHQQLVRKMLSLDEVRVVLLGGGSETASNLRIAAGLDVITSPTEAGLRDGAISIAACDIVISGDSLGMHMGIALKKWVVAWFGPTCAHEIDLYGRGRRVLSQVSCSPCWKRACQKSVMCYDRVDFDHLVHAVEEGIQWLTSSYKQPISETSFSASL